TTGAATTAGGATCGCCTCCTCCCCCCATTCGTGCTGCAACCGTAATTTCTTTTATTATCTTAGTAAATGCTTTCCCACGCTTTGCGTCTGCCGCGCCTTTTTTGTGCTTTATGGAAGACCACTTGCTGTGACCTGACATACCAACCTCCTATTTTTTACCCAAACCAATTATATAAATTTCTTTGCTGGATTTACGACTGCTCTGCGGTTTAAAAATTTTATAAGACTTAAATACAGCTTTTACCATTTCCAAAAAATTATTAAAATCTTCGCCCTGAAATATTTTACATAAAAATGCACCATTATACAAAAGAACTTTTGTTGCTATTTCTAATGCCGCTACACATAAATCATAAGACCTTACAGCATCCACATTTTTGTTTCCAGTAGTAGCAGGTGCCATATCGCTTATTACAACATCAAAATCTTTTCCTATTGCTAAAAGAGTTTTGTCATCTATATCAAGGATATCTGCCTGATAAGCTATGACATTAGATAAATTATTTGTTTCAAGCTTTTTTAAGTCGACTCCTACTATAATTCCCTTTTCGCCTACAAGAGAAGAAGCATAAACAGTCCAGGAACCGGGATAACAGCCCAGATCAAGAACCCTGCCCCCTTTTTTTATTAGCTTATATCTGCTTTGAATTTCCTGTAGTTTATAAACCGATCTTGCAGGATAATTTTCCTTTTTAGCCAGGCGGGAATAATGATCTTCCCATTTATTTGCCTTAGGGGATAAACGCTTCATATACTCTTAAGTACTTTCCAAGTCAAGAACAGACGAATATTTGCATAGAGGACCTGTAGAGACGTAAAATCTTGCGTCTCCAAAATCTTGCGTCTCCAAATTTTTGCGTCTCTACAGGCCTTGTCGCATTCAAAATATTGCGTTTCTACCGTTTCTGTTGCGTTCAAAACAAAACCTCCATAGCTTCTGTGATGTTATTAATGCCGGAAAGTTCTATTGTGCCGGTTCCGGTTATACGCTTTAGGTTGCTATATGGTAAAATACATCTTTTAAAACCCATTTTCTGAATTTCTGCAACTCTTGTTTCGGCATGACCTATTGCTCTTACCTCACCGGTCAAACCTACCTCACCCAAAACTACCGTCCCGTCCGATACAGGGCGATCCAGAAAGCTTGAGGCAATGGCTGCAATAATTCCCATATCAACGGCAGGTTCATCTACCTTAACTCCTCCTGCTACATTCATGAAAATATCATAGCCCATAAGGTGCATCCCCAGTTTTTTTTCCATAACAGCGGCAAGTAATGCCACTCTGTTATTATCAAGACCCAGAATTGTCCTTCTGGGAGTGCCAAAATTTGTGCTGCTCGCAAGGGCCTGAAGCTCGATGAGAATTGGCCTTGTACCTTCCATGCTGGCAGTAACAACAGACCCTGGAGAACTTAGGGGCTTTTCGGATAGAAAAGCGGCAGAAGGATTTAAAACTTCATCAAGCCCGTTTCCCTTCATCTCAAACACACCTATTTCATTTGTTGAACCGAATCTGTTTTTTACTGATCTTAAAATTCTGAAAATATGATTCCGGTCACCCTCAAAATATAAAACCGTATCTACCATATGCTCGAGAAGTTTAGGCCCTGCTATGGCACCATCTTTTGTAACATGCCCGACAAGAAATGTGGGCAGGTTTGTTTTTTTGGCCAAAAGCATGAGTTTCATTGCAGATTCTCTTACCTGGCTTACACTTCCGGGAGCAGAAGAAAGATCGGGGCAAAACATCGTCTGTATCGAATCTATAACAAGAACATCGGGCTTTGTGGAACCAACCATAGATAAAATTGCTTCAATATCAATCTCCGATGCAACCAGAAGTCCGGGTGCTTTGGCAGAAAGCCTCTTGCTCCTTAAACTTATTTGCCTTATCGATTCTTCACCCGAAACATATAAGACTTTAAGACCTTTTTCGGCTAGGCTGCAAAAAGCCTGCAGCATCAATGTTGATTTGCCTATTCCCGGATCTCCGCCGATAAGAATCATTGTTCCTGGAACAATGCCGCCTCCAAGGACCCGGTCAAACTCGCTTATTCCGGTTAGAATGCGTTCTTCGCCCTCAAATTCTATATCATCAATAGAAACCGGCTCTCTCATAACCGACAGCAGTCCGTCTATTGGAACTCCGGCAGGTCTTGCATTTTGATATTCTTCAACAAAGCTTTGCCACTGGCCGCAGTCCGGGCATTTACCCAGCCATTTGGGGGCCTGATATCCACAGGACTGGCATGTATAAACTGTTTTTGTGTTTTTTTTCAACTTGCGCATTATCCATAGATGTTTTAGGTTATTATATTGTTGATGGAAAATAATTTCTATCGAGCAACTTTCAAAACAATATAACATAACAACTGCCTATTGCACTAAAAAATATGGCAATTTCTGATGAATCAAGAAAATTCAAATATATCCTGCAAAATTGATTATCATATTCATACCATGCTTTGCAATCATGCCAAATATGGTATGGAGGCTTATATTAAAAAGGCTGTTTTGTCAGGTTTTGATGAAATATGTTTTCTTGATCATCTAACTATAAGCGAGCCTGGAAACAGACAATCCATGGCACCTTCTGAGGTACCGTTTTATTTTCAATCTGTCCAAAATCTAAAAATCCGTTACAGAGAAGTCATAAGCATAAAAGCCGGACTTGAGACTGATTATCATCCTGATCATATTGATCTTATTAATAAAATTATAGAGACTTTTTCTTTTGATGTTATAGGAAGTTCTCTTCATTTCCCGAAAGGGGTGGATGTGGTAAGCTACGAATCGGACTGGAGCAAAGGAGGACTCGAAACCAATGAAATTTACCGGCTTTATTTTGAATATCTTGATAAAATGTTAGATAATAATTATTTTGATTTTATATGCCATATCGATCTTATGAAAAAATTCGGCAGGGATCTTCCTGATTGCTTTGAAAAAGAGCTTGATGAAATAATTAAAAAAATAGCAAAAAATAATATTGCTGTTGAGGTTAACACAAGCGGGTACGACCACACTGCGCAAAATGCTTACCCTTCTATTGATATTTTAAAAAAATGCTGCAAATATGGCGTTGGAATAACAATAGGTTCGGATGCGCATGAACCTGATAATATTGGCCGTCATTATGAAAAAGTTTTACCTTTGATTCGTTCAGCAGGATATAAACAAGTTTGTGTATTTACTGAAAGAAAACGTTCTTTTATTGAAATTTCAGCCAAATGAACTGGGATACTTCATAATGGGCATTGTTTCCTTATATATTAAAAGGTTTATTTTTGTTTTGTGCTTGTTATTCATTATAACCTTATCCGCACAAAACGAAGAAACGGCAACCAAAGATTTCAACTACAATTTTAAGTTGCTTCAGGATAAACTTGTTTCAGATGGATTCGACAGGAAAAAGCTTGCACGGATTTACAATGATGGCCGTGTAAATTTTGATACAAAGGGAGTATCACTTTTTTTTGTTCACAAGGAATCCAATGTAAATTATAATCAGTACCCCAAAGCTCTATCAATAGCCGGAGCAAAACTGTATATGAAAATATATGAATCGGAGCTTTTTAAAGCTAAAGAAAAATATGGGGTTGAAGAGGAACTTATTACCGCAATAATTCTTGTAGAATCAAAGCTGGGAAAATCTATTGGAAAGCGGCCGGTATTAAATACACTTTCGACAATGGCCTCTCTTTTCGATGTAAATATAAGAAAAAGGTTTTGGGAATATATCTCCGGCTCAACAATTCTTACTTTTGAAAAATTTGAAAATAAAGCAATGAGAAAATCGAATTGGGCATACAATGAACTTAAGTCTTTTCTTATTTATGCGGAAAAAGAGAAAATCAATCCTCTTACAATAAATGGCTCTTATGCAGGAGCCGTTGGGATTCCGCAATTTGTTCCAAGCAACATTATCAGATACGCAACAGATGGAAATATGGATGGAAGTGTGGATCTTACCAATCACGCCGATGCAATAGCCAGTGTCGCAAACTTTCTTAGTAAGAGCGGATGGCGGCAGGGAATAGAAGATAAAAAAGCCCGATGGGTAATTCGTCAGTATAACCCTAGCAGCTATTATATAAATACAATACTTAATCTAACAGCAAAGCTGAAAGGATAACTTAAAATGGCGAAAATAATTATTGGTACCGGGCTTGTTTTTCTTCTTCTGACCTGGTGGGCTGTAATAGATATTTCAAAAAAGAATTTTGGCAGTACCGCCACAAAGGCTATCTGGGGTGTCACAGCTCTCGTACCTTTTTTGGGGCCGCTTATATATTTTGCCATTGGATACAGAAAGGGGAAAAAAATTCCGTTAGAAACTCCGGAAAATTCCGTTTCAAATGAAACCGGTAACTGATAATTTCAAAATAACATTTGACAAGCTAATACCTTTTCTATAATTATCCCAATATTCTAAAATAATGGTCCTATCGTCTAGTGGTTAGGACGCTGGCCTCTCACGCCGGTAACGCGGGTTCGAACCCCGCTGGGACCACCACTTATAAATATTCCAATTCAAATGAGCCACTTTCAAAATGTTTCAGTTTGGTCAAGCTCAAGGCGGGAGAAAATTTCAACCACAGGAATACATTGAGTATTTCGAGGATTGAAATTTAAACCCAACGCAGAGATCGGCCAAAATGGGGCGTTTTGAAACTGGCTCAAATACAATTCCTTAAAGCGCTATAGCAACTTATACAAAGGCGGGGCATTATTTGCTTCGCCTTTTTTCATTAATAAATCAGATAGTATTTATTTTAACTTTTCAAGTTCATCAATTTGCTTTTGCATTAAATTTATCTGTGCATTTTTAAACCCCGGGGTCCATTGTTTATTATCGAAAGGCCTTTTTTTTATATTATCAATTTTATCCCTGAGTATTTTTTGTTTTGCCTCAATTTTTGCTAATCTTTCAGCTTCGGTTTTTTCTTTTTCCTCTTTCGCCTTAGCTATTTCAAGCACCCTTTCTTCCTGCTCATATTGCGACATTTCCTGTTTGGCGTTTTCAACCATTTGATTATATCCGGGACGAAGGGTTTCTTCAGATTCATTATTTATTGCTGTATCAGGCAATGATTTATCTTTGGCAACTTTAATCGTATCGTATTGTTCCACTTCATCCTCCGGGGGTTGATCACTGAAATGCAAGACCCCGTCGTCACCTGTCCATTTATATATTTTTTCATCTGCAAAACCGGGACACGTACAAAAAATTATAATAAAAACCAAAATAATTGTTTTTTTCATATTGTCCTCCATACTTTCAAAATTGATACCCAAGACTTAAAATATAAGTGGTATCGGACCCTTCAGTTCCAAGTGAAGGATTATTATCCCAGTCATAGTTTACCTGAGTAGTTGCATTAAATCCATTGTATATTTTAAAACGAAATCCGGTCTGGCTTTGAATACTTACATCCGCTGCATTTTCCAGGCTTATTAAACCAACATGATTGCAGAAAAACTGCGTATAATCCTTGTAAATATAATGATCAAAGTTTATTGCCCAGCGGGCGGACATAAAATCTTTATCTTCGGCATCGATATAGTCTTCGTTTACATAGTTCGGCCCGGCCTCAACAGACAAATTAGTCGTTTCTGTCTCAATAAATTGATAGCCCATGCCTACACCAAGAGAAGTTTTTAAATTCAAATCTTTAAATTTATCTTTTGTGCCCGTAACATTTGCAAGAAAATACCATTTTTTGGAAAGAAAGTGGTCATATTTCATATAAGCGGTTTGGTTATTTACTGTGGTTTCGCCATCATCTTCGGCTCTGTTATATCTGCCGCCAAGTGTGAAACGATTGTCTTTGGTTCTTGCAATTAATTCACCGTCACCATTGTATGTTTTAGTGTTGGTATTTCCATCCGTTATATTAATTCCAACATTAAGCCTGCCTTTTAGTTTTACAGCAGGAGGTGGCGGCGGCGGGTTAATTTGTTTAATGTGTATGAGGGCAATTGATATAGGTTCTTCTATCAACTCTGTTTTTATATTAATATTTCCATCCGAATCAGTAGTTACTATACCTTTTGCTTTTGTACCATCACTTAATATTACATCTATCGGGGAATCTGTTCGCATTCCTGCAATTTCTTTAAAAACAATACTGATTTCGCCAGCATAAGATGTTTTTAATGCCATCTTTTCCGCATCTAATTTAATAATCGTGCCGGTTATATGGTCACCGTTTTTCAGCCGGATTTCATCGGCAAACACATTGCATGTTACTGACATAATAAATAAAATCATTATGATAATTTTTTTTATGTACATTAATATCCTCTTAAATCAAGTTACAAGTTGTAAACAAATAAACAAAATAGTTCCTGAACATTTTTTATCCGTTATCAAAATTCTTTATAAATTACAATTTCCACTTTAGTATTATTTGTTTTAAAAAGAAAGATGTTAACAGAGCCACTTTCAAAACGTTTCAGTTTGGTCAAGCTCAAGGCGGGGGGAAATTTCAACCACAGGAATACATTTAGTATTTCGAGGATTGAAATTTGAGCCCAACGCAGAGATCGGCCAAAATGGGGCGTTTTGAAACTGGCTCAACAGTTTAACAAACTGGCCAAATAGCACAAGCTGTGATATTATTTTATCAATGCCTCTTTATAAAAATAAATATCTTGTTTTAACCGGTCTGGCAATGTTTCTGGTATTTGCATCATTGCTTTCCATACGGCTTGGCCTTTTCGAAAAAAACATTCATAAGCATTCATTATCAGCTTCTGCCATTGCACTTTTTGAAAAAGATACATGGATGAATATATTTCAAAATAATAATAAAATCGGCTTTTCCCACACAATTATTTTAAAAGATGACAATGGATATGAAATAAAAGAAAATGTCTTTATGAAGATTAATACTATGGGATTGCTTCATGATATATATGTTAAAACTCTTGGGAACTTAAACCCGGACTTTACTTTGCGGACGTTTGCTTTTGAAATAAATTCCGGCAGGTT
This DNA window, taken from Pseudomonadota bacterium, encodes the following:
- a CDS encoding PLD nuclease N-terminal domain-containing protein — translated: MAKIIIGTGLVFLLLTWWAVIDISKKNFGSTATKAIWGVTALVPFLGPLIYFAIGYRKGKKIPLETPENSVSNETGN
- a CDS encoding histidinol-phosphatase, which translates into the protein MNQENSNISCKIDYHIHTMLCNHAKYGMEAYIKKAVLSGFDEICFLDHLTISEPGNRQSMAPSEVPFYFQSVQNLKIRYREVISIKAGLETDYHPDHIDLINKIIETFSFDVIGSSLHFPKGVDVVSYESDWSKGGLETNEIYRLYFEYLDKMLDNNYFDFICHIDLMKKFGRDLPDCFEKELDEIIKKIAKNNIAVEVNTSGYDHTAQNAYPSIDILKKCCKYGVGITIGSDAHEPDNIGRHYEKVLPLIRSAGYKQVCVFTERKRSFIEISAK
- a CDS encoding DUF4124 domain-containing protein, whose protein sequence is MKKTIILVFIIIFCTCPGFADEKIYKWTGDDGVLHFSDQPPEDEVEQYDTIKVAKDKSLPDTAINNESEETLRPGYNQMVENAKQEMSQYEQEERVLEIAKAKEEKEKTEAERLAKIEAKQKILRDKIDNIKKRPFDNKQWTPGFKNAQINLMQKQIDELEKLK
- a CDS encoding RlmE family RNA methyltransferase is translated as MKRLSPKANKWEDHYSRLAKKENYPARSVYKLQEIQSRYKLIKKGGRVLDLGCYPGSWTVYASSLVGEKGIIVGVDLKKLETNNLSNVIAYQADILDIDDKTLLAIGKDFDVVISDMAPATTGNKNVDAVRSYDLCVAALEIATKVLLYNGAFLCKIFQGEDFNNFLEMVKAVFKSYKIFKPQSSRKSSKEIYIIGLGKK
- the radA gene encoding DNA repair protein RadA, giving the protein MRKLKKNTKTVYTCQSCGYQAPKWLGKCPDCGQWQSFVEEYQNARPAGVPIDGLLSVMREPVSIDDIEFEGEERILTGISEFDRVLGGGIVPGTMILIGGDPGIGKSTLMLQAFCSLAEKGLKVLYVSGEESIRQISLRSKRLSAKAPGLLVASEIDIEAILSMVGSTKPDVLVIDSIQTMFCPDLSSAPGSVSQVRESAMKLMLLAKKTNLPTFLVGHVTKDGAIAGPKLLEHMVDTVLYFEGDRNHIFRILRSVKNRFGSTNEIGVFEMKGNGLDEVLNPSAAFLSEKPLSSPGSVVTASMEGTRPILIELQALASSTNFGTPRRTILGLDNNRVALLAAVMEKKLGMHLMGYDIFMNVAGGVKVDEPAVDMGIIAAIASSFLDRPVSDGTVVLGEVGLTGEVRAIGHAETRVAEIQKMGFKRCILPYSNLKRITGTGTIELSGINNITEAMEVLF
- a CDS encoding DUF481 domain-containing protein, translated to MYIKKIIIMILFIMSVTCNVFADEIRLKNGDHITGTIIKLDAEKMALKTSYAGEISIVFKEIAGMRTDSPIDVILSDGTKAKGIVTTDSDGNINIKTELIEEPISIALIHIKQINPPPPPPAVKLKGRLNVGINITDGNTNTKTYNGDGELIARTKDNRFTLGGRYNRAEDDGETTVNNQTAYMKYDHFLSKKWYFLANVTGTKDKFKDLNLKTSLGVGMGYQFIETETTNLSVEAGPNYVNEDYIDAEDKDFMSARWAINFDHYIYKDYTQFFCNHVGLISLENAADVSIQSQTGFRFKIYNGFNATTQVNYDWDNNPSLGTEGSDTTYILSLGYQF
- a CDS encoding lytic murein transglycosylase, with the translated sequence MGIVSLYIKRFIFVLCLLFIITLSAQNEETATKDFNYNFKLLQDKLVSDGFDRKKLARIYNDGRVNFDTKGVSLFFVHKESNVNYNQYPKALSIAGAKLYMKIYESELFKAKEKYGVEEELITAIILVESKLGKSIGKRPVLNTLSTMASLFDVNIRKRFWEYISGSTILTFEKFENKAMRKSNWAYNELKSFLIYAEKEKINPLTINGSYAGAVGIPQFVPSNIIRYATDGNMDGSVDLTNHADAIASVANFLSKSGWRQGIEDKKARWVIRQYNPSSYYINTILNLTAKLKG